One region of Myxococcus stipitatus genomic DNA includes:
- the truD gene encoding tRNA pseudouridine(13) synthase TruD yields the protein MRIKQKPEDFSVKESYRFDEVPSGRFRVYLMDKQKLSTFDAVARLRDAFGLKPGSISYCGLKDKQGRTEQIIAVDGADVDMQEPDLRLKYLGRTDKALSSANITSNRFSVTVRALSPESLGPLNVAAAEVNRLGVVNYFDSQRFGSLKHGQGFIAKDLIRGDFEAALHNYLAKPSELDRSEDAKVKAFWREHWGRWDARVPFEGTKKYHRVLKSLRDEPKDFVRAFLQIDADYRAMLLFTYQSYLWNEGVRRYLQLLLPREHLFPMRYQAGTLLFHRDASPDVLRTLRDATFPLLGPDSTFSDPKVEEAVQWVLGREKLKLDDLRIPEAGRLLFFKHEERPVLSFPHKLVVGRTQNDELNRDHIKVNVAFTLPPGAYATLVVKRLFHFEYAEDTPEEIRASQRPRLVEAEQAAGLPSSRRGPPAREDARRAPPAREGGRRAPAPRQAPAKDTPTRGKALAQQAETQKPEPAAPLGFREKQRQRKAAREVARTEAAAKRPKSRKK from the coding sequence GTGCGAATCAAACAGAAGCCCGAAGACTTCAGCGTCAAGGAATCCTACCGGTTCGACGAGGTTCCCAGCGGGCGCTTCCGGGTCTACCTGATGGACAAGCAGAAGCTGTCCACCTTCGACGCCGTGGCGCGCCTGCGCGACGCGTTCGGCCTCAAGCCGGGCTCCATCAGCTACTGCGGGCTGAAGGACAAGCAGGGCCGGACCGAGCAGATCATCGCCGTGGACGGCGCCGACGTGGACATGCAGGAGCCCGACCTGCGCCTGAAGTACCTGGGGCGCACCGACAAGGCCCTGTCCTCGGCCAACATCACCTCCAACCGCTTCTCCGTCACCGTCCGCGCCCTAAGCCCGGAGTCCCTGGGCCCCCTCAACGTGGCCGCCGCCGAGGTCAACCGCCTGGGCGTCGTCAACTACTTCGACAGCCAGCGCTTCGGCTCGCTGAAGCACGGCCAGGGCTTCATCGCCAAGGACCTCATCCGGGGCGACTTCGAGGCCGCCCTCCACAACTACCTGGCCAAGCCGTCGGAGCTGGACCGCTCCGAGGACGCCAAGGTGAAGGCCTTCTGGCGCGAGCACTGGGGCCGCTGGGACGCGCGCGTCCCCTTCGAGGGCACCAAGAAGTACCACCGCGTCCTCAAGTCGCTGCGCGACGAGCCCAAGGACTTCGTCCGGGCCTTCCTGCAGATCGACGCGGACTACCGCGCGATGCTGCTGTTCACCTACCAGAGCTACCTCTGGAACGAGGGCGTGCGGCGCTACCTCCAGCTGCTCCTGCCGCGCGAGCACCTGTTCCCCATGCGCTACCAGGCCGGCACGCTGCTGTTCCACCGCGACGCCAGCCCGGACGTGCTGCGCACCCTGCGCGACGCCACCTTCCCGCTGCTCGGCCCCGACAGCACCTTCTCCGACCCCAAGGTCGAGGAGGCGGTGCAGTGGGTGCTGGGCCGCGAGAAGCTGAAGCTGGACGACCTGCGCATCCCGGAGGCCGGGCGCCTGCTGTTCTTCAAGCACGAGGAGCGCCCCGTCCTGTCCTTCCCCCACAAGCTCGTGGTGGGCCGCACCCAGAACGACGAGCTCAACCGGGACCACATCAAGGTCAACGTCGCCTTCACCCTGCCCCCCGGCGCCTACGCCACCCTGGTCGTCAAGCGGCTGTTCCACTTCGAATACGCGGAGGACACCCCGGAGGAGATCCGCGCCTCGCAGCGCCCCAGGCTCGTCGAGGCCGAGCAGGCCGCCGGGCTGCCCTCCAGCCGCCGGGGCCCTCCCGCCCGCGAGGACGCCCGCCGCGCCCCCCCCGCCCGCGAGGGCGGCCGCCGCGCCCCCGCGCCCCGTCAGGCCCCGGCCAAGGACACCCCCACCCGGGGCAAGGCGCTCGCCCAGCAGGCGGAGACCCAGAAGCCCGAGCCCGCCGCGCCGCTCGGATTCCGTGAAAAACAGCGCCAGCGCAAGGCCGCCCGCGAGGTCGCCCGGACGGAGGCCGCCGCCAAGCGGCCGAAATCACGGAAGAAATAG